AACCAGTTAAAAGACTTGTAAAATGATAACTCCGCTCTTGTTACTCAGTCACTTTACATCGAAATTCATACTATTCCACTTTCTTAACAGTACTTCgctcgaaaaaaaaaaatagttactcTATAATGATATCATCCGCAAAGGGAACAAGACAAACCCTCTGTTTCCAGTAATTTTCTATTCCCGCTATCAACTTAGTTTGAAAATACTGACAACCATAGATTATTTAATTCAAATACTCCATCTATTGTGCTCTTCACAAGATGTCCTTGGCAGATCTTCATTAGCATTTCTTGATTTTAACACCGAAGAATCTGTTCAAGCATAAAAAATAGTAACAAATTAGTCCATATTTATTACACACAAGAATAAGATTAACTAAAGATTAAGTGCACTAATGAAAACTTGATGAATGTACCTTTTCGAGCAGAGCTGTAGGATCTCTTGCAATGAAGAATAGCACCTTGGATTCCGTCATTTTTCTCCAGTAATGAATCGTCTCTGCGGCTCATCGGCGATAACGAAGCTCCAGCGAAGGTTGACGTTGTTGACCGGCTCTTGCCTAGGCGTTTACGCACAGCCCCAAGTACAGCAACTCGGTTCCCCTGTTTCTCTTCTGATGAGTTTCTGGGTGAGCTCATTGATTGCATTGACAGAGAAGACAATTTACTTTCTCTAACTTTATCGGTGTACCTTTTCGAAGATACGGAGTACAGAGGCTTCATCAATTTCAAATACTTGCACATATCAGCTTTTGCAGATTGCTTTGACGAGTCATTAATTGAAGAATCCTTGTCTTCTTTATGAAGTTTGCTTCCTTTTAAACTGTTGTATCTGAAGGAAACACAGCTGATTGGAACCTCTTCAACTTTGCTATGTTCTTTAGGGGAGTGTTTCTGGGTTTGAATTTTCGGGTTCGCCGTAGAAGAATCGCTAATGTCCACTTTCTCCGGCTTTGATTTCCTGAACCCCAGAAAGCAGACGCGAAACTTAGGAACTGCTCTGAGCATTGAATTCGGAGAAATAGGCTTCGAATTTGTGTCAATTGAAAAAGGTTTTGGCTTAAAAAAGACATCTTTAGGAGATTCGGGTGAATTGATTTCACTATTCCCCTGTTTCAGGGAAGAACTGTTTACAGAAACAGAATTGGAGTTGTTGGTTTCTTTGGGGTATCCATTAATGCCTGTGATTACCAAATCGAAAAACGAGTCTTCGTCATTATCGATTTCTTCATCAGTATTATCCACACCATCTGCCAACTTTTTAACAGAATCAAGATCAGGGCCAATATCTCTAACGGCAGCTGTACGCCAGAATTTGAGAAGGTTAAAAGCTTCCATAGGTTTCAAAAAACAAGTAGGATTATGGGTAGAAAGACAAGTGAGAAAGGAGCAAAATGTGAAACAAGAATGGAGACCTAGAGAGAAAATGTGAGGCTTTAAGCAAGGGCAGCTTTGGGGGATTTAGAGGTTGGTGAAAGCAGAGGAGTTGATGTAAGCTTCTCTACTTTTTGAGAGAAGCAATGCAAGATATTTGTACTAGTTCTAGTCGTTTTTATATGGGAAAGAAGGAAGATAGATGAGTCATATTCGTCATGTGAGAGAGGCAGAGAGTTTTCAGTTAATTAGTAAAGCAGATATGCGTACGCACAATTTACAGACTATGGACTAGAGACTAATCTTTACTGTGTAAAAGTCTGAATTTTACTTTTGAATTTACAGCCTTTTACTGGTCCAAGACTCTCCAACGTTCCCTATTCCAAGATTCAAGGTCTCAGTCATCCCAGCCAGAGTAATTAACTTAAATTTAGTAGGAAAAACTGAACtttattatgacaaattatgagcCTGAATTATAGGTTGTAGGCAGGTGTAATAGTCCATTGTCTTActctaagtggtcgtttggtagcCAAAATTATCCCGATATTATAAtctcgggactaatttatcccaaccttagtgggataaggtgggatatcccacccTTGGGATTATGTTTCATTTTGTACCTtgtttggtaggaggtataaatttatcttgggataaatttatacctcctaccaaacacggtataaaaaattagtgctgggatatcccagtctataccatgcaccaaacgacccctaaatatTACTCCATCCGTACATttttatttgtttacttttaactttgcacaccccttataataaaaatatatacttcattcaTTAATTTTAAGAAGTGTGCAAtatcaaaagtggacaagtaaaagtaaatagAGTGAGTATGATATTGGTCACTTTGGTCAAATCTGCATGGTTTAAAAAGGTCTCATAGCATTAATAGTACTCATACATCTTATACGTAGTTTCCCAATCTTTTCAAGCATTAATGTAGAATTTATTTGCACAACCAGTAATCTCTTT
The nucleotide sequence above comes from Lycium barbarum isolate Lr01 chromosome 3, ASM1917538v2, whole genome shotgun sequence. Encoded proteins:
- the LOC132634052 gene encoding probable membrane-associated kinase regulator 2; this encodes MEAFNLLKFWRTAAVRDIGPDLDSVKKLADGVDNTDEEIDNDEDSFFDLVITGINGYPKETNNSNSVSVNSSSLKQGNSEINSPESPKDVFFKPKPFSIDTNSKPISPNSMLRAVPKFRVCFLGFRKSKPEKVDISDSSTANPKIQTQKHSPKEHSKVEEVPISCVSFRYNSLKGSKLHKEDKDSSINDSSKQSAKADMCKYLKLMKPLYSVSSKRYTDKVRESKLSSLSMQSMSSPRNSSEEKQGNRVAVLGAVRKRLGKSRSTTSTFAGASLSPMSRRDDSLLEKNDGIQGAILHCKRSYSSARKDSSVLKSRNANEDLPRTSCEEHNRWSI